GTCCCTGAACGGTGTCGCCGGGTTTGAGGACGAGGCTGTCGGCGGGCTGGGCGAGACGCAGACCCGGGAGCCGGGTCAGTAGTCGGCCGAGGGCGATCTCGATCTCCGCGCGGGCGAGGTTCTGTCCGAGGCACTGATGGCTGCCGAAGCCGAAGGCGATGTGGTGCCGGACGGGGCGGTGCCAGTCGAGCTCGTCCGGATGCGGGTAGACGCCGGGGTCACGGTTGACGGTCGAGGCGGCGAAAACGACGGCGTCACCGGAGCGGATCGTCACCCCGTCCACCTCGATGTCCTCGGTGGCCAGGCGCAGGATGCCGTCCACCACGGACAGATGGCGCAGCAGTTCCTCGGTGGCCGCGGGGAGAAGCGCGGGATCGGCGCGCAGTTCGGCGAGCCGCGCGGGGTGTTCGAGCAGCGTGCACACGGCCAGCGCGATCATGTTGGCGGTGGTCTCGTGGCCCGCGACGAGCAGTACCCAGGCGAGGTCGGCGAGGCTCTCGGTGGTGAGCGTGCCGTCGCCGAGCCGGTTGTGTACGAGGTCGTCGACCAGTCCGCGCCCCGGCTCGTGTTGTTTGCGCGCGACAAGTGTGCCGAGATAGCCGAGGAGTTGGCGGTGGGCGTCGGCGCAGTCCTCCGCCGAGGGCCCGCGCAGCAACCGCCGCGACTGCTCCTCGAAGAAGTCGTGGTCCTCGTAGGGAACGCCGAGCAGGGCGCAGATCACCCGCGAGGAGACCGGCAGCGCGAAGGAGCTCACGAGTTCGGCGGGCGGCCCCGCGGCGACGAGGTCGTCCAGGGCCTCGTCGACGGTCCGCTCCATCTCCGGCCGTAACGCATTGATCCGCTTGAAGGTGAAGCCCGGTATCAACAAGCGCCGCTCGGCGGCGTGTTCGGGCCCGTCGACCCCGATCAGCGGGGTGCGGGTCTTGGCGATACCGCTGAACCGCGCGCTGGGGACCGGGAATTGGGGATGCGTGCGGTCCGAGGACAGACGAGGGTCGGTCAGCAGTGCGCGGGCTGTGGCGAGGCGGGTGACCGCCCAGACCGGGCGGCCGTCGTAGAAGGAGACGCGAGTGAGCGGGCCGCCGTCGTGCAGCCGCCGGTAATCGGCGGGCGGCCGGTAGGGGCAGGAGCGGTCCTGGGGGTAGGGGAGGGGAGCACCGTCCGGCTCTCCTGCGACCCGGGTCTTCCCTGGGTCGCTCGGCTCTCCCGAGCTGCTCGGATCGTCGGCGCCGCCGGTGGGCGGGGCGGTGGTCGTGGCCATGGTGATCTCCTGCTGTGAACGTGCGGTGTTCGCTACCGGTGGATGCGGACCATGCCTTGCACGCCGGTGACTGCCGTGGGCGCCGGTGTGCGGGCGAAGCTCCCGAAGGTGCGACCGATTCTGGGTCGCCGGGTCCCGCGATGTCCTTGGCACCGCTGGCACGGTCGCTTGGCCGTCCCTGCCCGGCGGTCCCCTCGCGACTGCCGACCTCCACACCCCTTTGAGTCACTTCTGTCCCATTTGGAGGAATTGGCCAATTCCCCCCTTGGGGGTCGATTGGCTAGGAAGTGGCGGAATTCCGGTGTACGGGTGTGGCGCTTTTGGTTCCACCGAAACGTAGTGAGTCGCGTCACATTCACCTGCGTCCACCTCCGTGGAGAGGGCGGTCATTTCCCTTCAGCGAAGGGCGAGTTGATTTCTCTTCCGGGAAGCCTTCCCGGGTGGCCGGGCGCTTTTCCGGATCACTCGCTTTGCGTTCCGTAATTCAGGCCTTGTTTGTTCTCGAGTTCCTCGCCTACGGTCTCGGCAATCCCGGGTGGAACGCCGAATCCTGCCGCCGCCCGGAATCCGCGCCCCCTACGTGGACCAGGCAGGAGCGGGGAACCCGGAAAGTCGCCGATTCGCCAAGCGGAACGGCTCGGGGTGAAGTCGTGCGGTAGTGCGGCCGGGTAACTCCACCCGAACCCGACAGCTCACCTCGCAGGCGGAGGAGAGGAAATCGCCATGCCCAATAAGGGTAAGCACCGTCGTGTGAAGTCCCGTTCACTCCCGCGTTCCGTGGCTGTCGTCGGTGCGGGAGGTGCCGCACTCGTACTCCCGGTGATCGCCGCGACCAGCGCCAACGCGGCCGGAACCGCCGCAACCGGCTCCGGGCACAAGGCCGGTAAGGCCGCCTCGGGGGCGGTTTCCGCTGCCGCACAGGCCGAGCGGGACGCGGCCGAGAAGAAGTACACCGTGGTCTCGGGCGATTCCCTTTTCAAGATCGCTGACAAGCATTCTCTCGAAGGCGGCTGGCGCGCTCTCTACAAGAGCAACAAGAAGGCTGTCGGAGACAATCCGTCGCTGATTCGCCCGGGTCTGAAGCTCACCATCCCCGTCCCCGGAAAGGGGCAGCGCGAGGAGCCCGCGCCCAGCAGGTCCGAGAAGCGTGAAGAGGCCAAGTCCCCGGCCTCCAAGACGTATTCGAACGACCTCGACGGCTGGATCAAGGAAGCCCTCGACGTCATGGCGAAGCACGACATCCCGGGCACCTACGACGGCATTCACCGCAACATCATGCGAGAGTCCTCCGGCAACCCGCAGGCCATCAACAACTGGGACTCCAACGCCGCGAAGGGCACACCCTCCAAGGGCCTGCTCCAGGTCATCGACCCGACCTTCGCCGCCTACCACGTCCCCGGCACCCCGTACGACCCCTACGACCCGGTCGCCAACATCACCGCGGCCTGCAACTACGCGGCCGACAACTACGGCTCCATCGACAACGTCAACGGCCCGTACTGACCCTCCCGCTCCCCCCACCACGTGTGTGCCCGTCCTCCCCGGCAACCGGAGGGCGGGCACACGCGTGTGAGGACGGTGACTCCGGGCGCGGATCGTCGTGCCGTCGCCCACGCGGCGCGATCCGCCGCGCTCCGGGGTGCCCGCCGGGAACCGGGACGGTGCCCGCGCGCGTACCGTACGCAGGTACGGAAGCCGGAAGCCGGAAGCCGGAGGTCGGCTGTCCGGCCGGTGACGGGTGTGGCAGAGTCGGGCGGGGCTTCGGCCCGAGGGCCCGCGGAACTGCGCAACCGACCTGTCCCGGGCTCCTCGTCGGGGTGAAGGGGGCGAAGTGGCGCGGGTGATCGACGGCCGTTTCGAGCTGCTGTCGCGGCTCGGCGGTGGCGGTATGGGGCTGGTGTGGCGGGCGCGTGACCTGGCGCTGCACCGCGAGGTGGCGCTCAAGGAGGTACGTCCACCCGACCCGGACCTCGCCGAGTACGACCCCGAGGCCTCCGAGGCGCTGCGCGCACGTGTACTGCGCGAGGCCAGGGCGCTGGCCCGCATCGTCCACCCCAACGTCGTGACGATCCACCACATCGTCGACGGCGGCGAGGAGGGCACCTATCCGTGGCTCGTCATGGAACTGGTGCCCGGCGGCTCGCTCCAGGACCGCATCGACCGCGGCAGGCTCACCCCCGGCGAAGCCGCGGCACTGGGCCGGGGCGTCCTCGAAGGGCTGCGCGCGGCGCACGCGGCGGACATCCAGCACCGCGACATCAAGCCGCCCAACATCCTGCTCCGCCCCGACGGCCGCGCGGTCCTGACCGACTTCGGGATCGCCGCCATCCGGGGATCGACCACCCTGACCGCCACCGGCTCCGTGATCGGGACCCCCGACTACATGGCGCCCGAGCGCGTCGCGGGCCAGGGCGGCGGCCCGGCCGCCGACCTGTGGTCACTCGCCATGACGCTCTACGTCGCCGTCGAGGGCCACAACCCGATGCGCCGCGGGAACACCCTCGCCACCCTGGCGGCCGTGCTCGGCGAGGAGGTGCCGCCTCCTCGGCGTGCCGGGGCGCTGACCGGGCTGCTGACCTCCGTCCTCGTACGCGACCCGGCGGCACGGCCGGACGCCGCGACGCTGGACCGGCTGCTCGCCGAGGCGGAAGCGGCGGCCAGGTTCGAGGCCACCAAGGCCACCGAGGCCGCGACCGGCTCCGAGACCTCGTATCCCCTCACCCCGCCCCGCACCACCGCCCCTCAGCCGCCACCGGAGCCCCCGGTGCCGGGAAGCGGCGCGTCCACGCGGGAGGCGCCGCCCTGGATGCCGACCGCCCCGCCGGTGTCGTCCGCGTCGACGCCGCCCTCGTCCCCGCCCGGACCCGCCGGACCGACGCCGCCTCCCTCGGCGTCCCCCTCGCACGCCGAGCCGTTCTTCGGGGTGCCGCACCCAACTCCGGCTCAGGCACTGCCCGTTCGACGCAAACGGACCTGGATCTACGCCTCGGGTCTGGGCGCCGTCGCCCTGGCCGGAGTGCTTCTGTGGGCGCTGCTGCCCCTCGGCGACGGCTCGGGCGGTGACAAGACCGAAGCCGACGGCGGCACGTCGCCCAAGCCCGGTACGTCCGGCGGCAGTTCGCAGCAGCCCGTGGATTCCAGCGGCAAGAAGATCACCATCGGGGTGAAGTACGACCAGCCCGGCCTGGGTTACATGGGGCCCGACGGCAAACCCTTGGGCTTCGACGTGGACGTGGCGACGTACATCGCCAAGAGGCTCGGCCACGCCCCGAGCGACATCGTGTGGAAGCAGGTCCGCGGCATCGAGCGGGAGGGTGTGCTGCAACGGGGCGAGGTGGACTTCCTCGTCGCCGTCTATGCCATGAACGACACGCGCGCGAAGAAGGTGGACTTCGTGGGGCCCTATCTCGAAGCCCACCAGGACGTTCTGCTGCCCGAGGACGCCCCGGCGGTAACCACCGCCGCCGATCTGAACGGCAAGTCGGTGTGCACGGTGGCCGGCTCCTCTTCCGGCACGAACCTGCGGACACAGGCCGCACAGGCTCGGCTCGTAGAACGCGACACCTACTACAGCTGTATTGACGACCTCGTCGCGGGCAAGGTGGACGCCGTCACGGCCGACGACGCCCTGCTCGCCGGTTATGCCACCCAGGTGCCCCAGGACCTGAAACTGGGTGGCCTGAAACTGAGCGACGAACGGTACGGAATCGGCCTCCGCAAGGGCAGCGAGTTGAAGGGAAAGGTCGAGACCGCGCTCAAGGACATGATCAAGGACGGCTCGTGGCAGGCGTCCCTGAACGGCAACCTTTCGTTGCTCAAGTCGCCTCCGCCGCAACTGTGAAGAGCTCGCAAGCGGCACACCGGGTGAGAGCACCACGGCATGCGGAAGAAGTGCCGCGCGCATCCAAGTAGCTGTGCGGGGGCGTGAGTTCGCGCCTTCGGTCGCAATAGCGGGACAACAGGCGTGACTTCGCGCCGTCGGCCGCCCGTATGCGCGCCGTTCGCAGTTCCGTGCACCCGGACGAAATGCCACAACTCCCCGTCTGGCGCGCGCAGTTCACTCTTTCGTGGCGCTTCGCGCGGATACCCCGGGGAAGTCAGTTTCCGACTTTGACGGCGTCGGCCGGGTGCGCGGCGCGGTGCCGTGACCGGGGGCGAGATGGGGAGGAACGGCTGTGACGAATGGCAGCGGGGACCCGCGTCGTGGGCAGGCGGAGGAGGCGGTACAGATCGTCGCCGGGCTCGTGGACCTCGGACTGGAACAGGCGGAGGGACTCATCCGCCGTATGAGGGGTGTCCTCGGACGCTCCGACCTGGATGTGATCACCGCCGACGGGCGCGAGGACCTGCGCGCACGCGGCGAACTCGCGCTGAAACGGCACGCCCCCACGGCCGAGTCGCACATGGAGACACTGGCCCGCCAAGTCGCCGCCCGTCGCTCCGGCTCCGGCGCCTGAGGTGCACGGAACCGGGCTCATCGCGCCCCGCGTCGACCGGGTCCTCGCGGAGTTCGCGCACCGCGAGTCGGCACTGCTGTGCGAGGTGGATCCCCAACTGGAGCCGATGGCCGTCCAGTTGACCACCGCACTTGGCGAAGGCAAGCGTATGCGCGCGGCCTTCTGCTACTGGGGCTGGCGGGCGACCGGGCAGCCCGACAGCGAAGCCATGGTCAAAGCCGCCGCGGCGATGGAGATCCTGCACGCCGCAGCGGTCGTGCACGACGACCTGGTGGACGAGTCCGCCGTGCGCAGAGGCGTCCCGACCGCACACATCGCCCTGCTCGACGCACTCGACGCGTCCCTCTTCGCAGACGAGGCCACTCGCACCGCCGGTGCCAGGAACCTGGCGATGCTGGTCGGCGACCTGCTGATGTCCTGGGCCGGGCAGCTGTTCACGGAGTGCGGACTGCCGGGCGCCTACCTGGCCCGCGCCCGGCCACTGTGGGCCACTCTCGCCCGGGAGCTGATAGCGGGGGAGTGCCTGGAGATCCTGCGCACCCGGGCGGTGCCCGAACAGCACAGCAGCCTCAAGATCATCCGCTACAAGACCGCGAAGTACACCGTCGAACACCCCCTGCACATCGGCGCTCTGCTCGGCGGGGCGCCCCGTCAACTCCTGTACGACTTCAGCGAGTTCGGTCTCGCGCTCGGTGAGGCCTTCCAGCTCCGGGACGACCTGCTCGGCGTGTTCGGAGACCCGTGCGAGACGGGCAAGTCCGCGCTCGACGACCTGTCCGGCGCCAAGCCGACCGTACTGCTCGCACTCGCGCTGTCCCAGGCGGCCGCCGAGGACCGCGTCGAACTGCGGCGGCTCATCGGCCGCCCCGACCTCGGCGAGCCGGAACTCGAAACGGTCAGAGCGATCATGGTGCGCTCCGGTGCCCGCGGCGCGGTGGAGGAACTCATCACCGAACGCGCCGAGACCGCGCTCAAGACCCTGGACCAGCTGCGCATCCCTGACGAGCCCGCCGCCGCGCTGCGCCATCTCGTCACGGCGACCGTTGCCCGCACCTCGTGACCGCGCCCGAAGCACCCGTACGTCACCACGCCTGCCGTACGGCCCCGATCACCACCACATCCGTACTGCCCCAGGAGGAGCCGAGATGACCGCTGCCGCAGAACCGGCACCGCCCGCCGACGCGCCGGGCACCCGGGCCGCCAGGCCCACCGAGGAGTCGATGGACGCCCTGCGGCTGCGCGGCGACGAACTCGCCGACGCCACCGTGCGCACCCTCTTCGAGCGGGGCGAAGTGGGCAAGTTCAACACCCTGATGCGCTGGTTCAACCAGTCGGGACAGCCGCTGCCCGACGGCCTGCCCGAGGTCGCGCGCGAGTATCTGGAGGCGACCGCGCACCCGCCCGCCTGGGTGGACTGGGCCGAGATGGAGCGGGCGAGGCTGTTCTTCATCGACAACAACGTGCACATCTCGACCGCGCTGTCCTTCGCCTCCATGCCCGCCTGCTACATGCTGCCGCACGTGGCCCGGCTGCTCAGCGCCACGCACGGCCTTTCGTACCCGTCCAAACGGATGGCGGAGACCGGCCAGTTCACCGTGTACCTGATGCGGCCCGACGCCTTCGAGTCCGGCAGCCGCTTCGTGCCCGCCGCGCAGAAGGTGCGTCTGCTGCACGCCTCCATCCGCCACCACCTGCGGGAGAAGGGCCTGTGGGACGAGGCAGCCCTGGGGGTGCCGATCTGCCAGGAGGACATGATCGGCGGGCAGATGATGTTCTCCATCCAGGTCCTGGACGCCCTGCACCGGCTCGGCATCCACATGACCCAGGAGGGCGCCGACGCCTACTACTACGCCTGGCGCGTGGTGGGCGCCATGCTCGGCGTGGACATCGAGGCCGGGCCCGCCGACCTCGCCGCCGCCCGCGACTTCTCCGACCTCTACATGACCCGTCACATGGGCCCGTCCGCCGAAGGCACCCTGCTCACACGGCAGTTGATCGACCTCTACGAGGAGGTCGTCCCCGGCACCCTCTTCGACCCGGTGGTCCCGGCCGTCATCCGGTATCTGATCGGGGACACGGCCGCCGACTGGCTGGAGGTGCCCCGCTCGTCCTTCGACGCCGCCGTCAAACTGTCGCCCGCACTGCTCGGCGTCCTCGAAAGCATCGAGGACGCCTCCCCGCTGGGTGCCTGGGCCCTGGACCACCTGGGCAAACTGACCACGGTCTTCGAGCTCAGCTCCCTGACCCGGGGTCGCGTCATGCAGTACGCGATCCCCGAGCATCTGAAGGACGAGTACGGCGTCAGGTCGCCCAAGCCGCGCACCGGCCGCTGGACGCCCCCGCCGCCCTCGGACCTGCTCGCCCGATAACTCGGCGTACCCGCCCGGCACTTCACGCACAAGACTCTGAAGCAGCGTGTGGTCAGGGCCGAATGGCGACAGCTCACCCTGAACCGGCCCGCCACCAGGGCCGGTTCAGGCGTGCCAGGGCGCTCCGGTGACCTGGTGGTCGGCATGGCTCAGTGCCTCCACGACCAGTCGGCGCAGATGCCCGTCGCTCAGCGCGTACACCGCGTGCCTGCCCTCCCTGCGGGCGTGGACGAGACCGGCCAGCCGCAGCTTCGCCAGGTGCTGGCTGACCGCGGTACGCGCGGCCCCGCTCGCCGTGGTCAGCGCGGTGACGTCCGCCGGTCCCTGCGCGAGCAGCCACAGCAGATGCAGCCGGGTCGGGTCGGCGAGCAGCGCGAAGACGGTCGCCGCCGTCCGCAACTGCTCCCGCCCGGGAGCGCGTTCATGCGCACCACTTGCAACTGGGCCCGGTTCGCGTGTGGTCATGCGGCCATCGTACGGTCGGCCCGATTCGACGTTGTCATGTGCGCAGGTGTGCACATGACGCTATGGTGCGAGGAGTTCGCCCCGTCGACCGAAGGACGCGGCCGTGCTTGTTGTGCTGCGCAACCGCACCTACCGTCATCTGTTCGCCGCCCAGGTCATCGCGCTGCTCGGCACCGGTCTGGCCACCGTGGCACTCAGCCTGCTGGCCTACGACCTCGCGGGGGAGCGTGCCTCCGCCGTCCTCGGCACCGCCCTCGCGATCAAAATGGTCGCCTTCGTCACCCTCGCCCCGCTGGTGAGCGCCCTCGCCGAGCGCATTCCGCAGCGCGCGCTCATGGTCGCGATGGACCTGACCCGGGCCGCCGTCGCCGTGGCACTCCCCTTCGTCACCGAGATCTGGCAGATCTACGTCCTGGTCCTTCTCCTGCAAGCCGCCTCCGCCGCGTTCACCCCCACCTTCCAGGCGACCCTCCCCGTCGTACTGCCGGACGAACGCGACTACACCCGCGCCCTGACGATGTCCCGCCTCGCCTACGACCTGGAGACCCTCCTCAGCCCGGCACTCGCCGCGGCCCTGCTGTCCGTGGTCACCTACGACTGGCTGTTCGCCGGAACCGTCGCCGGGTTCCTGGCCTCCGCGCTCCTGGTCCTGTCCTGCGTACTGCCCCCTCGCGCCCCCGTGGCACGAACCGGTGGCCTGGGCCGCAAGGCAGGCTTCGGCATCCGCCTGTTCTGGGCGACGCCCCGGCTGCGCGCCCTCCTCGGCCTCGACCTCGCCGTAGCGGCGGCGGGCGCGACCGTCGTGGTGAACACCGTGGTCCTGGTCCGCGACCAACTGCACCGCTCGCCCGGCGAGGTGTCCCTGGCGCTCGCCGCCTACGGAGCCGGTTCGATGGCCGCCGCACTCCTGCTGCCCCCGCTCCTGGACCGCGTCGGCGACCACGCCGTCATGCTCCCCGCGGGCTGCGTCGTACCCGCCGTCTTCGCCGCTCACGGCATCGCCACCGCCTCGGGCCCGTCCTGGCCCGCACTCCTCCTCGCCTGGGCCGCCTTCGGCGCCGCGTGCTCGGCGGCCCTCACGCCCACCGGACGACTGATCCGCCGCTCGGCCGCCCCCGCCGACCTGCCCGCCGCCTTCGCCGCCCAGTTCTCGCTCTCGCACGGCTGCTGGCTGCTCACCTACCCCCTGGCGGGCTGGCTCTCGGTCGCGGCGGGCACGACCGCCGCCTCCTGGACACTCGGCGCGCTGGCCCTCACCGGCGCCCTGGCCGCGACCCTGCTCTGGCCGGCCCCCGACCCCGCCCATCTCGACCACTCGCATCCCGGTCTGCCACCCGGCCATCCCCACCTCGCCGAGGTCCGCCCCACAACCGACTCCAACCGGCACAGCCACCACTACGTCATCGACCACCTGCACCCGCACTGGCCGACCGCACGCCGCCCGGCCGGTTCGTGACCCACGACCGTCGCACTCCGTAGTGCCTGCGGCCATGGGAGGGAACAACGCCGGGGGAACGTGTCATCGAACCGTCGCCCCTGTCGATCATGCACACCATCTGCGAGTGAATCTTCGACAGAAATGCCTGCCCTTCGTACTGGCGGCGCTCACCGCCGCGCCCCTGATGTCCGCCCTTCCCGCCACCGCCCTTCCCGCCACCGCCCTTCCCGCCACCGCCCTCCCCGCCATCGCTCCGCACACGGCGGCACAGGCCGCCGCTGCCGAGCCCCGCCCGGCACCGTCGAAACACCTGGTCCTGGACGGTGATTCGCTCACGCTGGACGACATGGTCCACATCGTGCGCGGCCGCCCGGTGACCCTGGAACTGGAGGACGGGACGGCGCGCACGATGCAGCGGGTCCGCGAGGGCGCGCTGAAGGCACTCGACGAGGGCCAGCGCGTCTACGGCTGGAACCAGGCGCTCGGCCCGCTCAAGGACCAGCCACTGACCCCCGATCAGCAGGAGGAGTTCCAGCGCCGCATCCTGCGCTCGCACGCCGCCGGGGTCGGCAAGCCGGTCCCGGACGGCGAGGCGCGCCTCGCCCTGGTGCTCCGCGCCAACGCCATGGCCCGCGGCACCATGGGCGTACGCCCGGAACTGGTGCGGCGCATGCTCGACCTCGTCAACGCCGGTGTCACCCCGGTCATCCCGCAGATCGGCTCGCTCGGCACCGGTGACCTCCAGCCGATGGCCGCCGCGGGCCTCGTCCTCACCGGTGAGGACGCACCCGCTCGCTACCGGGGCCGCACCGCACCGGCCAAGGAGATTCTCCGCGAGGCGGGCCTGGAACCCTCGTTCCCGCTCCAGGCCGGTGAGGCACTGCCGATCATCAGCGGCAGCGGCCTGCTCACCGCACGGTACGTGCACGCCATCGACCGGGCGAAGTCCCTGGAGACCCAGTTCGAGGGCGCCTTCGCCCTGTTCATGGAGGCGACCCGAGCCGAGAAGAGCTCGCTCGATGCGCGCACCCACAAAGAGCGGCGGATCCCCGAGGAAGAGGCCGTGGCCGCCCGGCTGCGCGGGCTGGTCGGGGACAGCGACTGGATGACGGAGGCCGGACGCAAACGCCTGGGCGAGACCTCGCCCCGCGTCCAGGACGCCGTGTCGGTACGTGCGGCTCCGCACATCGCCGCCACTTTGGTGCACACCCTCGACGAGGCGAGGACCATCGTCGAACGCGAGGCCAACGCCTCGACCTCGAATCCGCTCATCTTCCCCAAGGACGGCGGCGGTTACGAGTTCGTCATGGGCGGCAACTGGGACGGCGCCCAGATCGGCCATGCCATGGACACCCTCAACGCCGAGGCCACCGACGTCGCCGTACTCACGCACGAACTCTCCGCCCGGCTGCTCTCCAAGAAGTGGAGCTACGGCCTGCCCGCCAACCTCGCCTACCCGCCCGTCGGCCTCAACTCGGGCATGGTGCAGGTGCAGACCGTCGCCGCCGCCCTCATCCCCGAGATGCAGACCCGGGCCGCGCCCTCCGGCGTGCTGTCCCGCCCGGCCAAGGACGGCCAGGAGGACCACAACACGATGGCCATGGCCTCCGCGCGCAACCTGCACGAGAACCTGGACCGCTTCGAAACGGTGCTCGCCGTCCTGCTGATGATGGACGCGCAGGGCATCGACCTCATCAAGGAGGACATGAAGGGACTCTCACTCGGCGCCGGGAGCGCCGCCCTGCACGCGCGCATCCGGCAGACGATCCAGCCCCTCAAGGACGACCGCTGGATGTCCCCCGACCTGAAGAAGATGACCGCCTTGGTCCGCCAGGGGGACCTGCGTGACATCGTCCTCGCCCGGTCGGCCTCCGGCTCCACGCGGTAACGCCGCAACGCGCTGACCCGGCAACCGGCAAAGCCGTACGGCGAGTTGGGCGCCCAACGGGTGCGGGCCCCGGAGCAGCGAGTGCTCCGGGGCCCGCACCTGTCCGCTCTACTAGGCCCGCCCCGGCGCCTCGAACGAAGTGAACGCGCTGCGCTTGGGCAGGCGGTAGGCCTCGCGCCCGGTGATCGTGTTCAGGATCGCCGCGTTGCGCACCGCGCCGATGTCCAGGTTCGGCGCGGACACACCGTGCGAGTGGATCTCGGCGTTGGCCACGAACACCCGGCCCGCGACCCCGTCGGCCAGTTCGAGCGAGTGGTCGAGCCGTACGCGATGCCGCCCCTGCTCGTCGCGGAGCAGCAGCTCCTCGACGGGCTTCAGGAACGACGGCGGACGGTTGCGGTAGCCGGTCGCGGCGACGACCAGATCGGTGGTGTGCTCGAAGAGCTGCCCGGTGTCGCGGTGGCGGCAGGTGAGCACCGTCCGCCCGGCCGCGTCCGTGCCCGCGGACTCCACGCTGATGCCGAACCGCAGCTCCACCTCGGCGAGTTGGTGCTCCAGCTGACGCCGGTAGAGCAGCTCGTGGACCTCCTCCAGGGTGTCGGTGGAGATGCCCTTGTAGAACTGCCACTGCTCACCGATCAGCCGGTCGCGGGTGTCCTGCGGCAGCGAGTGGAAGTAGTGCATGTACGCCGGAGTGGTCAGCTCCAGGTTCATCTTGGTGTAGTCCAGCGGCGCGAACGACGTGGTACGGGTGAGCCAGCTGACCGCCGGCCCGCCGTCCAGGTTGCGGTTCAGCAGGTCGATGGTCACCTCGGCCCCGGACTGGCCGGAGCCGACCACGGTCACCTTGCCCGCGGCGGCCACGTCGGCCGCCCGGTGCAGATAGTCCGAGGTGTGCAGCACCCGCTCGGACGGCAACGACTTCAGGGCGTCCGGGAGGTACGGCGCGGTGCCGATGCCCAGGACCAGGTTGCGGGCGCGCAGCCGCAGCGCGGTGCCGTCGCCGCGGGTGACCCGTACCGTGAACTGCTCGGCCGCGGCGTCCCATTCGACCTCGTCGACGTGGTG
This is a stretch of genomic DNA from Streptomyces sp. NA04227. It encodes these proteins:
- the hutH gene encoding histidine ammonia-lyase, producing the protein MNLRQKCLPFVLAALTAAPLMSALPATALPATALPATALPAIAPHTAAQAAAAEPRPAPSKHLVLDGDSLTLDDMVHIVRGRPVTLELEDGTARTMQRVREGALKALDEGQRVYGWNQALGPLKDQPLTPDQQEEFQRRILRSHAAGVGKPVPDGEARLALVLRANAMARGTMGVRPELVRRMLDLVNAGVTPVIPQIGSLGTGDLQPMAAAGLVLTGEDAPARYRGRTAPAKEILREAGLEPSFPLQAGEALPIISGSGLLTARYVHAIDRAKSLETQFEGAFALFMEATRAEKSSLDARTHKERRIPEEEAVAARLRGLVGDSDWMTEAGRKRLGETSPRVQDAVSVRAAPHIAATLVHTLDEARTIVEREANASTSNPLIFPKDGGGYEFVMGGNWDGAQIGHAMDTLNAEATDVAVLTHELSARLLSKKWSYGLPANLAYPPVGLNSGMVQVQTVAAALIPEMQTRAAPSGVLSRPAKDGQEDHNTMAMASARNLHENLDRFETVLAVLLMMDAQGIDLIKEDMKGLSLGAGSAALHARIRQTIQPLKDDRWMSPDLKKMTALVRQGDLRDIVLARSASGSTR
- a CDS encoding lysine N(6)-hydroxylase/L-ornithine N(5)-oxygenase family protein, which translates into the protein MTELTATEHDVVAIGCGPFNLGLAALASTVDDLDLVVLEEEPELTWHRGMMFGDASMQVNFLADLVTLVAPSHPLSFLAYLHDMDRLYTFTVRENFFPSRREYEDYLRWAASKLPSVRFSHHVDEVEWDAAAEQFTVRVTRGDGTALRLRARNLVLGIGTAPYLPDALKSLPSERVLHTSDYLHRAADVAAAGKVTVVGSGQSGAEVTIDLLNRNLDGGPAVSWLTRTTSFAPLDYTKMNLELTTPAYMHYFHSLPQDTRDRLIGEQWQFYKGISTDTLEEVHELLYRRQLEHQLAEVELRFGISVESAGTDAAGRTVLTCRHRDTGQLFEHTTDLVVAATGYRNRPPSFLKPVEELLLRDEQGRHRVRLDHSLELADGVAGRVFVANAEIHSHGVSAPNLDIGAVRNAAILNTITGREAYRLPKRSAFTSFEAPGRA